In Cryptomeria japonica chromosome 1, Sugi_1.0, whole genome shotgun sequence, the sequence ttttattgtatAACATgacaattttttcaaaattttgacaataTAATTGAGAACCTTATCCACCTCATGTATGCATATTTAATgtgtctttttatttatttatgttagaTAGTTATGCTTGCTTCTTAATGCCAAATTGTACAATGTGTTTTTTTCCATCTTCTATGTTTTCCTCCAATCAATCGTGCTTGCTTCTTAACCTAAATTCTACTTTATCGACCTCACACAAAAATTTCCCAACATATCTATTATTTTTTGCTATTTTCTATCTTTCTTGTATTTTTTCCACCTTTCATAAATATCACCTAGCAAATATTTTTAGctatcatataaataattgtacaatattttttctattttaaagATAAACAATTGAAAAATTTGTCTTATTTCCAAAATCTTCCTTATTTACCTGATATTAAAAGGTGTGCAATATGTCTTCACTTTTTACTTTGTGCTAAACAACCAGCCTTACATACATTTTTCATAATGATGTAAAGACTTGAggttaaaatctttttttttttcaattttgttgttacATTCAAAGAATTTTATCTTGTCATGCTTGTGTCTTCAGGTCATTCATCCATCTGTAGTCACATCATTATGAGAACCACATTATTGTCATATGTGTATTTAACGAATATGAAATATGTGtgtttattattgattatttttgtAAGCAAATTAAGAATTATAGAGAATGAGTGACAAATCATAGTAAAGTGTACCAATAAATAATGTTCAAACTATATCATTTTTCTTTCCTATTTTCAAAAACCACCTAAATTGGTATTTGCATTTAGTGGGGTGTAAGGGTTTTGTCATTTGTAACTTATATTTTGAAATAATATTTAGAAATTATAAAAGAACATatatttattgaatttattaatctTATTGACATAATATGATTTTTGGAACTAATAGCATTGGAATCAATTTTTCTTCcagttaataaaaataaataaaagtgaaATAGTAcatataatttaaaattttctaCATAAGAAATATAATGTAAAAAAAATTAGTATTATATAGCAATTTAGAATTTTTTGAAGGACACTTTTCTAATAACTTATGAGATAAATTCTAAAGTTTTGGGTCACTTGTAAGTTGGTTTGACATGTGAAAATGATAATAACCATAGTTTATAAGCTGACTAGAATTTCCATTTTCTTAAATATATACAATGAGCATCAAATGActgttttctttcctttctttgtaTATGTAAATACAAATATTCCTTTGGGAATTATGATAGGTGATGTTTTTCTTATAAACAGATATTTTATTAGTTGaattataatttaaaatgtatgtaaatTTCTAAAACAAATTTGCTATACTTTTCAAAATTGATTTTGGTATAAAATTGGCTATATAACCTTACACCATTTAACACTTGTGTAAGGGTTTTAACTAAATGAAAGATTTTAAATAGAAGTGAGAGCAAATTTGAATAATTATACACTTCAAACCtcaaataataaaaatatacatttatttattaCACCTTAAAAACTATTAAAAATGATCATATAAAAATGTAACTTAAACTCATTTAACTTACATATATttacacaaaataaattttataaCATTTATACATTACCCATTAATAAAAAGAAgctatataatttattttcaaatactTTCATAATTATACATTATACACTTTAAACAATATAATTACAGATACACTCTTTTTCTGAAACTCTAATTTTCATCCGCTAATAATCCATTTCCTGAAGCCCTTCAAACTGTAATCCACGATCATGCAAAAATCTAACGGGTTTCAAAACATTACATGTGAACACAATGTTTAGCAGAGGCTGAGTACATAAGATAGAAAAAACCTTCCATACCACTTAACTTGCAGGACGCTTCATTAATGGATTCCTTGATTTTCAGGGCCCGTAGACGCATATCTTCCCCAATTTCTGTGGCCATGGCTGCCTTCACTGTGTTTTCCACAATATCACTACTGGGAATGGCATCTAATCCCTCGCAGATCTGCAGTCCGAGACCCAAATGCTCAGTGACCAATTTGGCATTAATAAATTGATCGAAGCCCATGGGCCAGACCACCATTGGAACTCCAGCGCTTATACTCTCTAGCGTGGAATTCCACCCACAGTGCGCCATGAAAAAAGCAGTCGAAGGATGTGACAGAATGAGCAGCTGAGGCACCCACCCATGGATTACCATTCCTCTGTCTTTCGTTTCTTCGATGAAACCCTCGGGAAGAAAATCACAGGAATTAACGTTGCTTCCGACTGGGTCTTTAATCGTCCAAATGAAACACTGTTTACTGGCTGCTATGCCCATGGCGAGGGCTTTCGTTTGTTCTTCCGAAAGAAAGGCCTGAGACCCAAACGAGACGTAAAGGACGGAGTTTTGCTTCTGGGCGTCCAGCCAACGGATGCACTCCGACTCATTATCGATCCCATGTTGGGGTCTGTGTAGAGGATTCGCTACACCCCAAACGGGCTTACCCGTGGATTCCTCTAAATACCCAACATATTCTGCTTCGACCCAATCAAAAGTATTGACAAGCGTTGCAGCGCAGCTTTCTTTGGCTGACGCATATGCCTGCTGAATTGAGATATCCCCAGGGTAAAGAGAAATAAACAGCGCGCTTGATTCGCTTCTCAGCATCTGAGGCAACTGCGGCCACCTCAGATTCACATTGATACAGTGATCGCGAATCTCTATGATTTGGCGATCACCAATTATATCCGAGACCGGATTGGTGAAGAAATATTGCAGAAGAGAAGCCGCCATGGCTCCTGTGGTGTGGAAGACAACACGCGGGATTCCAAATTTGGAAGCTACTTGAGCTGTCCAGGGTAAGAAAACGTCGCTTATGATGCAGGCTGGCTTCTGTGAGGGCTCTACCATGACTTCCTTCAACCATTCTTCAAACGGCTGGGAAAGTTTGTGCGTAGAGACAAACAGAAACTGGGCGTCGGTGAAGGAAAGGGTATCAGTACTTTCGCAGGCAGGTGGAAGGCCATGGATGGgcgagagagaaagagaaaggaaacGAATAGAGGATCCGATTGCCTGCGATTGCAATTTGGAGGCATTGGCATCTGTGGTGAGGAAACTAACGGTGAGGCCTCGGTATGTAAGAAGTTTAGCCAAGCGGAGGAAGGGAATGAAATGGCCCTGCGCCATGTAAGGGAAGATCACTACGTGTTTACCTTCCTTACTTTCTACCATTGCAAATATGATCTTTGACAGATATTTTCTGTTAAGCCATCTACTAGTCTCGCCTGCTTTTAAGGACTGATTTTCCATACTGATGCTTTTAAGGCGGTGTATATGAATTATATCTTTCCACTGATAATGATGCTCATTTGAATGGTTATATGAATCTTATCTTTTATAAACGGTCCATTCAAAATGATTGTTTCACGTTATACCtatttaaatgaataaaaaatatcaattttaaattatataactaaatttaaaattatttttttatattcttttaaaattattttatttgtatttaatgATAGATTTTGATATTATACTTATATCATTATATTTAGTCTTTTATCATTATTATAGTTATGTCTTCATATAATGATTGTCTCTTATACGGTTGTTGTAAGTTATGTGATATTCACAAAATTATTTAAGAAATATGGATTGATGATTTTGACTCACAAACTACCATATTGAATCTTTTAAAAAATTGTGATTTGATGTAATAAAAAATACCTCTAACATATCATTGGATGAGCTATTAATAATGAATTTACCATTGAGTCATTTGAGTAGtaaaatgaatcttgtttatatgaATTTTAACTTTTATAAATAGTCTATTAATAATGATTGTACCATTGAGTCATTTGAGTAGTAAAATGAATCTTGTTTTTAATAATGACCTATTTATAATGATTGTATCACTAGTTGTTTCTAaaaatatctttaataaataatataaatttaaaagaattaaaaatattatttttaaattatttaatttaacttaatttatttttatttaaaaaaaataaaatttagaattaatttaaaaattattttatttatatttattattttaatagatTTTGATATTATATTCACATTATTATATTTAGTATCTTATTATTATTGTAGGTCACTCAATGTACATCTATGTGATATTCACAAAATTATTTATGAAATATAGATTGGGGAGATTGACTCAAAACTACAATGTTGAATCCTAAAATAATTCCTTATTGTTGGATGAGATAAAGAGCTTTTATAGTGAATGGCTCATAAAGAACAACACTTTCTAATTGTTTCACAAGTAGGATAGCAAGTTAAAGTGGGTTTGATCTTGGGAGAAACTAAATAGTTAAGTGTACTTGAGTTAGAGCAGTCATAGGATGGGTGAACTCGTGAAATGTCTTAATACTTCATCTTTGTGAACATCTATTAGATTTAACATGGTGAGTTTTAAGTGGATTATTTAGGTGAACAAGAGATAGATTTGTGTAAGCCATTCCTCACGAAATATAGATTGATATATTTTATTTACTCAATAAAAAATTACATTAACATTTACTTACATATGTTTCCAAAATTTGAGAATATAACTAGAGTACCATATCTGACTTACCTAAACATTTGTGCCTTCTTTAAATTTAGATTGATCATGTAACatgattattttttgaaaattggAGGTTATAATAGAGAAGCATGTCTACCTCATATATGCATTCATGCAATGTTACTTTTTTATTTCTAGCCAACTATGCTTGCTTCTTAATGTCAAATTTTACCTTATTTGTGCAAGTAAAGTTGTGCAATTTGTTTTCTTACtttctattttttgtgttttcctcCAATCAATCATTCCTTCTTAAGATCAAATTCTAATTTATCTACCCCACATAAAAGTTGTGCAACCTTTCTATTATTTTGTCCTATTTTCTATCTTTGCTGTGTTTTCTCCACTCCACAATAATAGACATGCAAcatttcttttctatcttttcaatcaattagtCACTCATGTTTCATTAGACTGTATTATATCACTAGTGTAACACGTCTCTTCAATTTATGATTTTTATCACATAGCATgataaatttccaaaattttgaggtTATAACTAAGAACCTTATCTATCTCATGTATGTATTCATGTAATGTGTCTTTTTATTTGTCTTTTGCTAAACAACTATATTTACTTCTTAATGTCAAATTATACTTACTTGTGTAAGAAGAATGTTGTGTAATGTTTTTtcttatttgatattttttttgtgtgtt encodes:
- the LOC131074873 gene encoding scopoletin glucosyltransferase-like → MVESKEGKHVVIFPYMAQGHFIPFLRLAKLLTYRGLTVSFLTTDANASKLQSQAIGSSIRFLSLSLSPIHGLPPACESTDTLSFTDAQFLFVSTHKLSQPFEEWLKEVMVEPSQKPACIISDVFLPWTAQVASKFGIPRVVFHTTGAMAASLLQYFFTNPVSDIIGDRQIIEIRDHCINVNLRWPQLPQMLRSESSALFISLYPGDISIQQAYASAKESCAATLVNTFDWVEAEYVGYLEESTGKPVWGVANPLHRPQHGIDNESECIRWLDAQKQNSVLYVSFGSQAFLSEEQTKALAMGIAASKQCFIWTIKDPVGSNVNSCDFLPEGFIEETKDRGMVIHGWVPQLLILSHPSTAFFMAHCGWNSTLESISAGVPMVVWPMGFDQFINAKLVTEHLGLGLQICEGLDAIPSSDIVENTVKAAMATEIGEDMRLRALKIKESINEASCKLSGMEGFFYLMYSASAKHCVHM